A genomic segment from Rubrobacter tropicus encodes:
- a CDS encoding twin-arginine translocase TatA/TatE family subunit, protein MSFALIPGLPTLGPTELIIALVVILLLFGAKRIPELARGLGSGVREFKAGTKEGQLEDKDKKDKEKKDEEGPVAEDKTDEAKVEDDATVRAEKAEQKRS, encoded by the coding sequence ATGAGTTTCGCCCTAATACCCGGATTGCCAACACTAGGACCGACGGAGTTGATAATAGCCCTCGTCGTGATCCTGCTACTCTTCGGGGCGAAGCGCATCCCCGAGCTCGCCCGCGGCCTGGGTAGCGGCGTGCGCGAGTTCAAGGCCGGAACCAAAGAGGGCCAGCTAGAGGACAAGGACAAGAAGGACAAGGAGAAAAAGGACGAGGAAGGTCCCGTCGCCGAGGATAAGACCGACGAGGCCAAGGTCGAAGACGACGCCACCGTCCGGGCCGAGAAGGCCGAGCAGAAGCGCAGCTAG